A genome region from Chloroflexota bacterium includes the following:
- a CDS encoding xanthine dehydrogenase family protein molybdopterin-binding subunit, producing the protein MVSNVGTPRKRVEDPRLLRGEGAFVDDLRVDGCLHAVFVRSPYPHARIVGIDAAAASDLPGVVAVFTHTDLDCQMPPIPPAVPGALGAVAPPLATDTVRFVGEPLAVVVAEARSVAEDAAALVDVEYDPLPGVGTPAAALRPDAPRLHAEVPGNVSYRVTKTYGDVDGAFARAAHRVAARVEHQRIAGVPMEPRGLLVSPDQSGNLMVWASSQAPHRLRLSLASGLGIDAERIRVVAPDVGGGFGLKGSMYRDDLVIAAAALRLGRPVKWTATRIEDMLTTQHAREQVDEAEAALDADGRVLAVRVRTTGNLGAYLHAGNAGMFLRISAFGTGAYQIGALEAEAAAVFTNTNPCGAYRGAARPEAAAIIERLIEAAARALGVPPAELRRRNFIQPDQFPYTTPSGSPYDSGDYPRLLDTALKLSDYALLEAERDRRRAAGELVGLGVTTFIEQTGAGGESGKVQVESDGRIVVTVGSSTQGQGHKTVFAQVVADRFGVPFEQVRVQQGDTSLIATGTGTFGSRSMVTGGGAAVMASDETIERALELAARELEVAREDVEWEQGSAHIIGTPERAVTLQQLAALPGAEATLQADVWFESPLNGPTTSGAYVALVSIDWETGRLNIERFTVVDDFGVVVNPLVATGQRHGALAQGLGEAVSEQMAYDDEGQVLSASLLDYAIPTAASIPPWLLGNTVTPSPLNPLGVKGIGEAGPIGVPPTVLSAALDALAPLGVTTLQTPLTAEKLWRAIRAAPPGKG; encoded by the coding sequence GTGGTGAGCAACGTTGGCACACCCCGGAAGCGGGTCGAGGATCCGCGTCTGCTGCGAGGCGAGGGCGCTTTCGTGGACGACCTGCGGGTGGACGGCTGCCTGCACGCCGTCTTCGTGCGGAGTCCGTATCCGCACGCCAGGATCGTCGGGATCGACGCGGCGGCGGCCAGCGACCTGCCGGGCGTCGTCGCCGTCTTCACCCACACGGACCTCGACTGTCAGATGCCGCCGATCCCCCCGGCCGTCCCCGGAGCGCTGGGGGCGGTCGCGCCGCCGCTCGCCACCGACACCGTCCGCTTCGTGGGCGAGCCGCTGGCCGTGGTCGTGGCCGAGGCGCGGAGCGTCGCCGAGGACGCCGCCGCCCTGGTGGATGTCGAGTACGATCCGCTGCCGGGCGTCGGCACGCCGGCCGCTGCCCTCCGACCGGACGCTCCCCGCCTGCACGCCGAGGTGCCGGGCAACGTCTCGTACCGGGTGACGAAGACCTACGGCGACGTGGACGGGGCGTTCGCGCGGGCAGCCCATCGGGTGGCGGCGCGCGTCGAGCATCAGCGGATCGCCGGCGTGCCGATGGAGCCGCGCGGCCTGCTGGTCAGTCCTGACCAATCAGGAAACCTGATGGTCTGGGCCTCCAGCCAGGCTCCGCACCGGCTGCGGCTCTCGCTGGCGTCCGGACTTGGCATCGACGCCGAGCGCATCCGCGTCGTGGCGCCGGACGTGGGCGGCGGCTTCGGGCTGAAGGGCAGCATGTACCGCGACGACCTCGTCATCGCGGCGGCGGCGCTGCGCCTGGGCCGGCCGGTCAAGTGGACGGCCACCCGTATCGAGGACATGCTCACGACCCAGCACGCCCGTGAGCAGGTGGACGAGGCCGAGGCCGCCCTCGACGCCGATGGCCGGGTGCTGGCGGTCCGCGTCCGTACGACCGGCAACCTCGGGGCCTACCTCCACGCCGGGAACGCCGGCATGTTCCTGCGGATCTCGGCGTTCGGGACCGGCGCGTACCAGATCGGTGCGCTGGAGGCTGAGGCCGCCGCCGTCTTCACCAACACGAACCCGTGCGGGGCGTACCGTGGCGCGGCCCGGCCAGAGGCAGCGGCCATCATCGAGCGGCTGATCGAAGCGGCGGCCCGTGCGCTGGGCGTGCCGCCGGCCGAGCTGCGTCGTCGCAACTTCATCCAGCCGGACCAGTTCCCGTACACCACGCCCAGCGGCTCGCCCTACGACAGCGGCGACTACCCCCGGCTGCTGGACACGGCGCTGAAGCTCTCCGACTACGCCCTGCTGGAGGCCGAGCGCGACCGTCGCCGGGCGGCCGGCGAGCTGGTCGGGCTGGGCGTGACGACGTTCATCGAGCAGACCGGGGCCGGCGGCGAGAGCGGCAAAGTCCAGGTCGAGAGCGATGGCCGCATCGTGGTGACGGTCGGCTCCTCGACGCAGGGCCAGGGGCACAAGACGGTCTTCGCCCAGGTGGTGGCGGACCGCTTCGGCGTACCGTTCGAGCAGGTACGGGTGCAGCAGGGCGACACCAGCCTGATCGCGACGGGCACTGGAACGTTCGGCAGCCGCAGCATGGTCACGGGCGGCGGCGCGGCGGTCATGGCGTCCGACGAGACCATCGAGCGGGCGCTGGAGCTGGCCGCCCGCGAGCTTGAAGTGGCCCGCGAGGATGTCGAGTGGGAGCAGGGCTCGGCCCACATCATCGGGACGCCCGAGCGCGCGGTGACGCTTCAGCAGCTTGCCGCGCTGCCGGGCGCCGAAGCGACCCTCCAGGCGGATGTCTGGTTCGAGTCGCCGCTGAACGGCCCGACGACCTCCGGCGCCTACGTCGCCCTGGTGAGCATCGACTGGGAGACCGGCCGGCTGAACATCGAGCGGTTCACCGTCGTGGACGATTTCGGCGTGGTGGTCAACCCGCTGGTGGCGACGGGCCAGCGGCACGGGGCGTTGGCGCAGGGGCTCGGCGAGGCCGTCTCCGAGCAGATGGCCTACGACGACGAGGGCCAGGTGCTCAGCGCCTCGCTGCTCGACTACGCCATCCCGACCGCCGCCAGCATCCCGCCGTGGCTCCTGGGAAACACGGTGACACCCTCGCCGCTGAACCCGCTCGGCGTCAAGGGCATCGGCGAGGCCGGGCCGATCGGGGTGCCGCCGACGGTGCTGAGCGCCGCGCTGGACGCCCTTGCGCCGCTGGGCGTGACGACGCTCCAGACGCCGCTGACGGCTGAGAAGCTCTGGCGAGCGATCCGGGCCGCCCCACCGGGGAAGGGATAA
- a CDS encoding MATE family efflux transporter has protein sequence MSSVNPALSVSSAQGATLPGVAAAPASHAAAAPDRLAALPPRTRMILTAPVASTLLKLAAPNIAVMMVQAIMSAVDAFYLGWLGADALAGVALVYPLIMLMTTMSAGGLGGGISSSVARALGRRDPAGAEALATHALVIMLVFAALFTAGPLLGGRLLYTAMGGSGGALDAALTYSNIVFAGASVVWLLNCLASILRGSGQMMVPSAVLIGGEVVHVLLAPCLIFGFGPLPALGVQGAAIALTSTLALRALLLAAYLLSGRSAVTPRLRGIRLSGAAFWEILRVGIPGVVNTILTNGNIMLLTSLVGGFGTASLAGYGLGARLEYLQIPLVFGLGAALVTMVGMNVGAGQAARAKRIAWVGSCMAAGLTGGIGLAAALVPWLWLGTFTTDPAVLEAGTTYLRIVGPFYGLFGLGLALYFSSQGAGRLFWPLVGGTARLLVAAGGGWVAVHLLGWGLAGIFVATALGMLAIGSIVGVAVYRTAWGRT, from the coding sequence ATGTCGTCTGTCAACCCGGCCCTGTCGGTGTCTTCCGCTCAAGGCGCGACGCTGCCCGGCGTGGCCGCCGCTCCGGCCTCGCACGCGGCGGCGGCGCCTGACCGCTTAGCCGCGCTCCCGCCGCGCACCCGCATGATCCTGACGGCCCCGGTCGCCTCGACGCTCCTCAAACTGGCCGCCCCGAACATCGCGGTGATGATGGTGCAGGCGATCATGAGCGCCGTGGACGCCTTCTATCTCGGGTGGTTGGGGGCGGACGCCCTGGCCGGCGTCGCCCTCGTCTATCCGCTCATCATGCTGATGACCACGATGTCGGCCGGCGGCCTCGGCGGCGGGATCTCGTCGTCGGTGGCGCGGGCGCTCGGGCGGCGTGACCCTGCTGGCGCGGAGGCCCTGGCGACCCACGCCCTGGTCATCATGCTGGTCTTCGCGGCCCTCTTCACGGCCGGTCCGCTGCTGGGCGGCCGGCTGCTCTACACGGCGATGGGCGGCAGCGGCGGCGCGCTGGACGCCGCGCTCACCTACTCGAACATCGTCTTCGCCGGCGCGAGTGTCGTCTGGCTGCTCAACTGCCTTGCCAGCATCCTGCGCGGCAGCGGCCAGATGATGGTCCCGTCGGCTGTGCTGATCGGCGGCGAGGTCGTCCACGTCCTGCTGGCGCCCTGCCTGATCTTCGGGTTCGGTCCGTTGCCAGCCCTCGGCGTGCAGGGGGCGGCCATCGCACTGACCTCGACGCTGGCGCTGCGCGCGCTCCTGCTGGCAGCGTACCTGCTGAGCGGGCGCAGCGCCGTGACGCCGCGCCTGCGCGGCATCAGACTCTCAGGGGCGGCCTTCTGGGAGATCCTGCGCGTCGGCATCCCTGGCGTCGTCAACACGATCCTCACCAACGGCAACATCATGCTGCTGACCAGCCTGGTGGGCGGGTTCGGGACGGCGTCGCTGGCCGGGTACGGACTGGGCGCCCGGCTGGAGTATCTCCAGATCCCGCTGGTCTTCGGGCTGGGCGCGGCGCTGGTGACGATGGTCGGCATGAACGTCGGGGCCGGGCAGGCCGCGCGGGCCAAGCGGATCGCCTGGGTCGGCTCGTGCATGGCGGCCGGCCTCACCGGCGGCATCGGGCTGGCGGCGGCGCTGGTCCCGTGGCTCTGGCTGGGCACATTCACCACCGACCCGGCCGTCCTGGAGGCGGGGACGACCTATCTGCGGATCGTCGGGCCGTTCTACGGCCTGTTCGGGCTGGGCCTTGCGCTCTACTTCTCCTCGCAGGGGGCCGGCCGGCTGTTCTGGCCGCTGGTCGGCGGGACGGCGCGCCTGCTGGTGGCGGCGGGCGGCGGCTGGGTGGCCGTCCATCTGCTCGGCTGGGGGTTGGCCGGTATCTTCGTGGCCACGGCCCTCGGCATGCTGGCCATCGGGAGCATCGTCGGGGTGGCGGTCTACCGGACAGCCTGGGGTCGGACGTAG
- a CDS encoding helix-turn-helix transcriptional regulator: protein MPRLYGQLCPVARALDLLGNRWTLLIVRDLLRGRGRFQELTESLPGIAPNILSDRLKLLEEGGIVTRRFYSDHPPRAEYVLTEKGRELDVVVGALAAWGARHENAHSVPVHRACGHPVNVSYVCPDCDKLLTRESVELQYRTADRSS, encoded by the coding sequence ATGCCTCGTCTCTACGGTCAGCTCTGCCCGGTCGCTCGCGCGCTCGATCTGCTGGGCAACCGCTGGACGCTGCTCATCGTGCGCGATCTGCTGCGCGGGCGGGGCAGGTTCCAGGAGCTGACCGAGTCGCTGCCGGGTATCGCGCCGAACATCCTGTCGGACCGCCTCAAGCTGCTCGAAGAGGGCGGCATCGTCACCCGGCGCTTCTACTCCGATCACCCGCCGCGCGCCGAGTACGTCCTGACCGAGAAGGGCCGCGAGCTGGACGTGGTGGTCGGGGCGCTGGCGGCCTGGGGCGCGCGCCACGAGAACGCGCACTCGGTGCCGGTGCATCGGGCGTGCGGGCACCCCGTCAACGTGTCCTACGTCTGCCCGGACTGCGACAAACTGCTGACTCGCGAGTCGGTCGAGCTGCAGTACCGGACGGCCGATCGGTCGAGCTAG
- a CDS encoding tautomerase family protein, which yields MPEIILELAEGRTVDQKRQIVKEFTETMVRVCGVDPEAVVVIIHEIPRTDKAKGGRLFIDR from the coding sequence ATGCCGGAGATCATCCTCGAACTGGCCGAAGGCCGGACCGTCGATCAGAAGCGCCAGATCGTCAAAGAGTTCACCGAGACGATGGTCCGGGTCTGCGGCGTCGATCCCGAGGCCGTGGTGGTGATCATCCACGAGATCCCCCGGACGGACAAGGCGAAGGGCGGACGCCTGTTCATCGACCGCTGA
- a CDS encoding LLM class flavin-dependent oxidoreductase, translated as MPAEIFGMIGNRLASEICTPRAPVFDRDFIRKAARAHEEGGFDRILVGYYSNAPDGFLVAAYAAAQTERIGLLLAHRPGFVAPTLAARKLATLDQMTEGRLAVHMISGGSDADQRKDGDYLSHDERYARTDEYLEILKRVWTEDGPITHRGAYYHFEGAESDIKPLQQPRLPIFFGGSSDAAIAVGARHADTYMVWGEPLADVRQTIARVREAAAREGRTVNFSVSFRPILGQTEDEAWWRAGVIHRSIVASRPAPARPQNVGSQRLLAAAARSAVHDRCLWTAIAEATGARGNTTALVGTPETVADALVDYYELGVTTFLIRGFSPLNDARQYGRELIPLIREKIARVDADRVAALGRSVEADGGPVTVTTARRASELLAVGASR; from the coding sequence ATGCCTGCTGAGATCTTCGGTATGATCGGCAACCGCCTCGCGTCGGAGATCTGCACGCCGCGCGCGCCGGTCTTCGATCGCGACTTCATCCGCAAGGCCGCCCGCGCCCACGAGGAGGGCGGCTTCGACCGGATCCTCGTCGGGTACTACTCGAACGCGCCGGACGGCTTCCTCGTCGCCGCCTACGCTGCCGCGCAGACCGAGCGCATCGGTCTGCTGCTGGCCCACCGCCCGGGCTTCGTCGCGCCGACCCTGGCCGCCCGCAAGCTCGCCACGCTCGACCAGATGACCGAGGGCCGGCTGGCCGTTCACATGATCTCCGGCGGCAGCGACGCCGACCAGCGCAAGGACGGCGACTACCTCTCCCATGACGAGCGGTACGCCCGCACCGACGAGTACCTGGAGATCCTCAAGCGCGTCTGGACCGAGGACGGCCCGATCACCCATCGGGGGGCGTACTACCATTTCGAGGGGGCGGAGTCCGACATCAAGCCGCTCCAGCAGCCGCGTCTGCCGATCTTCTTCGGCGGCTCCTCGGACGCGGCCATCGCGGTCGGGGCGCGCCACGCCGACACCTACATGGTCTGGGGCGAGCCGCTGGCCGACGTCCGCCAGACGATTGCGCGGGTCCGCGAGGCCGCCGCCCGCGAGGGCCGGACCGTCAACTTCTCGGTCTCCTTCCGCCCGATCCTCGGCCAGACCGAGGATGAGGCCTGGTGGCGAGCGGGCGTCATCCACCGCTCGATTGTCGCCTCGCGGCCGGCCCCCGCCCGCCCGCAGAACGTCGGCTCGCAGCGGCTGCTGGCCGCCGCCGCCCGAAGTGCCGTCCACGACCGCTGCCTCTGGACGGCCATTGCCGAGGCGACGGGTGCGCGCGGCAACACCACGGCGCTGGTCGGGACGCCGGAGACGGTCGCCGACGCCCTGGTGGACTACTACGAGCTGGGCGTGACCACCTTCCTGATTCGGGGCTTCAGCCCCTTGAACGACGCCCGCCAGTACGGCCGGGAGCTGATCCCACTGATCCGCGAGAAGATCGCGCGGGTGGACGCGGATCGCGTCGCCGCCCTGGGACGCAGCGTCGAGGCTGACGGCGGCCCCGTGACCGTCACGACCGCGCGGCGCGCCTCCGAGCTATTGGCTGTCGGCGCGAGCCGCTGA
- a CDS encoding SDR family oxidoreductase, whose protein sequence is MADRLAGKVALVTGAGSSGPGIGNGKATATLFAREGAKVACVDRVLERAAETVASIEAEGGTAFALSADVTQRDQCEQMVTAAVERYGRLDILHNNVGVGSRQPIWEISEAEWDRVMDLNLKSMVFTSQAAIPHLEASGHGAIINIASIAGLRHYRNIPAYQVSKAGVIGLTISMAGDLGERGIRVNCIAPGQVWTPMAAAHMSPERRAERERSSMLKTEGNAWDIGWAAVYLASEEARWVTGQVLVIDAGVTLTVRGGTGG, encoded by the coding sequence ATGGCAGATCGGCTGGCTGGCAAGGTCGCACTGGTGACCGGTGCGGGGTCGAGCGGCCCCGGCATCGGCAATGGCAAGGCGACGGCCACCCTGTTCGCCCGTGAGGGGGCGAAGGTGGCGTGCGTCGACCGCGTCCTGGAGCGGGCCGCGGAGACGGTCGCGAGCATCGAGGCCGAGGGCGGCACGGCGTTCGCGCTCTCAGCCGACGTGACCCAGCGCGACCAGTGCGAGCAGATGGTCACGGCCGCCGTCGAGCGGTACGGCCGGCTCGACATCCTCCACAACAACGTCGGCGTCGGCTCGCGTCAGCCGATCTGGGAGATCTCCGAGGCCGAGTGGGACCGCGTGATGGACCTGAACCTCAAGTCGATGGTCTTCACGTCGCAGGCGGCGATCCCCCACCTGGAGGCCAGCGGGCACGGCGCGATTATCAACATCGCGTCTATCGCCGGCCTGCGCCACTATCGGAACATCCCGGCCTACCAGGTGAGCAAGGCCGGGGTGATCGGCCTGACGATCTCGATGGCCGGCGATCTCGGCGAGCGCGGGATTCGGGTGAACTGCATCGCGCCCGGGCAGGTCTGGACGCCGATGGCGGCGGCCCACATGAGTCCGGAGCGGCGGGCCGAGCGGGAGCGCTCCAGCATGCTCAAGACCGAGGGCAACGCCTGGGACATCGGCTGGGCGGCGGTGTACCTCGCCAGCGAGGAGGCGCGCTGGGTGACCGGGCAGGTGCTGGTCATCGACGCCGGCGTGACGCTGACGGTGCGCGGCGGCACCGGGGGCTGA
- a CDS encoding carbohydrate ABC transporter permease has translation MTYAARRTTRRIMLTALAGAMTVVFIFPLYWIATMSFQDGVTASTLPPKFVFVPTLQNYRNLFESSGFGQVMWNTAFIALGTTFVALLFGTPAAYALARFPVGSAEQISFTVLSVRIVPSYVAVVPLFIILQQLNLFGTALGVIVAGSLVGISFVIWMMRAFFAAIPPEIEDAAMIDGCSRIGSIVRVALPLAAPGLVATAVFTGIGAWNELVLVLILGGEAAKTMPVALGGLVTEQRAEWGQLAAGGVLTMLPVIVFALLVRRYFLSGVTAGGVNA, from the coding sequence GTGACGTACGCCGCCCGCCGCACGACCCGGCGGATCATGCTGACCGCCCTGGCCGGCGCCATGACGGTCGTCTTCATCTTCCCGCTCTACTGGATCGCCACGATGTCGTTTCAGGACGGCGTGACGGCCTCCACCCTCCCGCCGAAGTTCGTGTTCGTGCCGACGCTCCAGAACTACCGCAACCTGTTCGAGTCGTCAGGCTTCGGGCAGGTCATGTGGAACACCGCGTTCATCGCCCTCGGCACGACCTTCGTGGCATTGCTGTTTGGGACGCCGGCCGCCTACGCCCTGGCTCGCTTCCCGGTCGGCTCGGCCGAGCAGATCTCGTTCACGGTGCTGAGCGTGCGGATCGTGCCATCCTACGTGGCGGTGGTGCCGCTGTTCATCATCCTGCAGCAGTTGAACCTGTTCGGGACGGCCCTCGGGGTGATCGTCGCCGGCAGCCTCGTCGGGATCAGCTTCGTGATCTGGATGATGCGGGCGTTCTTCGCGGCGATCCCGCCGGAGATCGAGGACGCGGCGATGATCGACGGCTGCTCGCGGATCGGGTCGATCGTCCGGGTGGCCCTGCCGCTGGCCGCGCCGGGGCTGGTCGCCACGGCGGTCTTCACCGGCATCGGGGCCTGGAACGAGCTGGTGCTGGTGCTGATCCTCGGCGGCGAGGCGGCCAAGACGATGCCGGTGGCGCTCGGCGGCCTGGTCACCGAGCAGCGCGCCGAGTGGGGCCAGCTTGCAGCCGGCGGCGTCCTGACGATGCTGCCGGTGATCGTGTTCGCGCTGCTGGTGCGCCGCTACTTCCTGTCGGGCGTGACGGCCGGCGGCGTCAACGCCTGA
- a CDS encoding sugar ABC transporter permease, producing the protein MLQPARVAHARPNPSHRLNLGPWLYLAPAMLWFALFAVFPLIYTLNVSVSDWSAADHPFVGFKHYAEMLGDNALRLSVRNTVIFSASTLVCSFLLGLGVALLLASDDLWGKAFFRSVLILPYVISPVVVGVAFRLMMHPILGVLNYVLGTTGRDWLGSPQSAMSSVIAITVWELTPFFAIILLAGLLSLPREPYEAARLDGAGDVQLFRHLTLPLLRPVCQVALLMGVVDVLKVFAIIYATTDGGPARLTEVIGLYIWRTGFRFYRLDYAAAMAMVLVAVISLLAWVMMRALSERREQPA; encoded by the coding sequence ATGCTCCAGCCTGCGCGGGTGGCACACGCCCGCCCGAACCCGAGCCACCGGCTCAACCTCGGCCCGTGGCTCTACCTCGCGCCGGCGATGCTCTGGTTCGCCCTGTTCGCCGTCTTCCCGCTGATCTACACCCTCAACGTCAGCGTCAGCGACTGGTCTGCCGCCGACCATCCGTTTGTCGGCTTCAAACACTACGCCGAGATGCTTGGCGACAACGCCCTGCGCCTCTCGGTGCGAAACACCGTCATCTTCTCGGCCAGCACCCTGGTCTGCTCGTTCCTGCTGGGGCTGGGCGTGGCGCTGTTGCTCGCGTCGGACGACCTCTGGGGCAAGGCGTTCTTCCGCAGCGTCCTGATCCTGCCGTACGTCATCTCGCCGGTCGTCGTCGGCGTGGCGTTCCGCCTGATGATGCACCCGATCCTCGGCGTGCTCAACTACGTGCTCGGGACGACCGGCCGGGACTGGCTCGGCTCGCCCCAGTCGGCTATGTCCTCGGTGATCGCCATCACCGTCTGGGAGCTGACGCCATTCTTCGCCATCATCCTGCTGGCCGGGTTGCTCTCGCTCCCGCGTGAGCCGTACGAGGCCGCCCGCCTCGACGGCGCTGGCGACGTCCAACTGTTCCGCCACCTGACGCTGCCGCTGCTGCGGCCGGTCTGCCAGGTCGCCCTGCTGATGGGCGTGGTGGACGTGCTGAAAGTCTTCGCCATCATCTACGCGACCACCGACGGCGGCCCGGCCCGGCTCACCGAGGTCATCGGGCTGTACATCTGGCGGACCGGCTTCCGCTTCTACCGTCTGGACTACGCCGCCGCGATGGCGATGGTGCTGGTGGCGGTGATCTCGCTGCTGGCGTGGGTGATGATGCGTGCCCTGAGTGAGCGCCGGGAGCAGCCCGCATGA
- a CDS encoding sugar ABC transporter substrate-binding protein, translating into MARVTPTPSFEQRCSRRHFLMAALATAALPVAAACGGQGSTTAPAKPAESKPAETKPAAPAAAAQPTTAAAKPAEAAKPAEAAKPAQAAPAAKSGGPVTLSMIGLAGHPSWIATKEMLKAYKEKAPNVEIKTSEFDLPQINDKVNIDFQAKKGEYDIVWMNSAQTVGYWTEAGIVVPLDEMVSKSYDLDDFLKLARGIGTVKDKLYGIAIMIEERMLSYRKDLFDAAGLKVPTTVDEMTAAAEKLTVKEKNQFGFSQRNRAGGSAAYDWMGWLYSYGGIVFDKEYKTHLTDPEAKNALDAFLKIEKFGSPASNKSYGEIVKELQTGVAAMANDVTIITPLLEDPAQSQFAGKFGYAVAPAGPKGPRPETSSHLLAISSLSKQREPAWQFIEWMTAKENAKPWIFAGGAAFRESMYKDQEIIAKYPQYTMFKEILDKGNPDYVPRVKASAEILTKVSDEINAAVVGVKDSATALKDADAAVAAILKREGYQK; encoded by the coding sequence ATGGCTCGCGTCACCCCCACCCCATCGTTCGAGCAGCGTTGCTCGCGCCGCCACTTCCTGATGGCCGCCCTCGCGACGGCTGCCCTGCCGGTGGCCGCTGCCTGCGGCGGCCAGGGCTCGACCACGGCTCCGGCCAAGCCGGCCGAGTCGAAGCCTGCCGAGACCAAGCCGGCCGCGCCGGCCGCCGCGGCCCAGCCGACCACCGCGGCCGCGAAGCCCGCTGAGGCGGCCAAGCCAGCCGAAGCCGCCAAGCCGGCCCAGGCCGCGCCCGCCGCCAAGTCTGGCGGCCCCGTCACCCTCTCGATGATCGGGCTGGCTGGACATCCGTCCTGGATCGCCACCAAGGAGATGCTGAAGGCGTACAAGGAGAAGGCCCCGAACGTCGAGATCAAGACCTCGGAGTTCGATCTGCCGCAGATCAACGACAAGGTCAACATCGACTTCCAGGCCAAGAAGGGCGAGTACGACATCGTCTGGATGAACAGCGCCCAGACGGTCGGCTACTGGACCGAGGCCGGCATCGTCGTCCCGCTGGATGAGATGGTCTCGAAGTCGTACGACCTGGACGACTTCCTCAAACTGGCCCGGGGCATCGGCACGGTCAAGGACAAGCTGTACGGCATCGCCATCATGATCGAGGAGCGGATGCTCTCGTACCGCAAGGACCTCTTCGACGCCGCCGGCCTGAAAGTCCCGACGACCGTTGACGAGATGACCGCTGCCGCCGAGAAGCTGACCGTCAAGGAGAAGAACCAGTTCGGCTTCTCCCAGCGCAACCGCGCCGGCGGCTCGGCAGCCTACGACTGGATGGGCTGGCTCTACTCCTACGGCGGCATCGTCTTCGACAAGGAGTACAAGACCCACCTGACCGACCCGGAGGCGAAGAACGCCCTCGACGCCTTCCTGAAGATCGAGAAGTTCGGCTCGCCGGCCTCCAACAAGAGCTACGGCGAGATCGTCAAGGAGCTGCAGACCGGCGTTGCGGCGATGGCCAACGACGTGACCATCATCACGCCGCTGCTCGAAGACCCGGCCCAGTCCCAGTTCGCCGGCAAGTTCGGGTATGCCGTCGCGCCGGCCGGCCCGAAGGGGCCGCGCCCGGAGACCTCCTCGCACCTGCTGGCGATCTCCTCGCTCAGCAAGCAGCGCGAGCCGGCCTGGCAGTTCATCGAGTGGATGACGGCCAAGGAGAACGCCAAGCCGTGGATCTTCGCGGGCGGCGCGGCCTTCCGCGAGAGTATGTACAAGGATCAGGAGATCATCGCCAAGTACCCGCAGTACACGATGTTCAAGGAGATCCTCGACAAGGGGAACCCGGACTACGTGCCGCGCGTGAAGGCGTCCGCCGAGATCCTGACCAAGGTCAGCGACGAGATCAACGCGGCCGTCGTGGGGGTCAAGGACTCGGCCACCGCGCTCAAGGACGCCGATGCCGCCGTGGCCGCCATCCTCAAGCGCGAGGGTTACCAGAAGTAG
- a CDS encoding NAD(P)-dependent oxidoreductase translates to MARAPKSGDLVLVTGATGRIGANLCRALRARDYRIRAVALPGDPAVAKLAGLDAEIVEADLRDEQAVIQACAGVDAICHLAALMGPEAGDMGVSEYWHLNVDATLHVLEGARLNGNLSRLVFSSTDATYAAVNPRYSPMDESHPQDPVNLYGLTKVVGERLCLDYLTEFQVPTAIVRYGGVGSPDERATGATWRLSAQIRRFKYAKENHNNYLWVSVQHLPTPWEYLEPLQSEGDPLIALTDQDGRPFISHPTDVRDAVQGTVLALENPAAVGEVFNILGPGPVSSLEAVKHLSERLNLPWRPAPVPFRQAYEISTAKARAVLGYRPEIDFFRAVDDGLAMLAGQDVGIIPAKLPVAR, encoded by the coding sequence ATGGCGCGTGCTCCGAAGTCTGGTGACCTCGTCCTCGTCACCGGCGCGACCGGGCGCATCGGCGCGAACCTGTGCCGGGCTTTGCGGGCCAGGGACTACCGCATCCGGGCGGTGGCGCTGCCGGGCGATCCCGCCGTCGCCAAGCTGGCCGGCCTGGATGCCGAGATCGTCGAGGCCGACCTGCGCGACGAGCAGGCCGTCATCCAGGCCTGCGCCGGGGTGGATGCGATCTGCCACCTCGCCGCGCTGATGGGGCCAGAGGCTGGCGACATGGGCGTCAGCGAGTACTGGCACTTGAACGTCGACGCCACACTCCACGTCCTCGAAGGCGCCCGCCTGAACGGCAACCTGAGCCGGCTCGTATTCAGCAGCACGGACGCCACCTACGCCGCGGTCAACCCCCGCTACAGCCCGATGGACGAGAGCCACCCGCAAGACCCCGTCAACCTGTACGGCCTGACGAAGGTCGTCGGCGAGCGGCTCTGCCTGGACTACCTCACCGAGTTCCAGGTGCCGACGGCCATCGTGCGGTACGGCGGCGTCGGCAGCCCTGACGAGCGCGCGACGGGGGCCACCTGGCGGCTGAGCGCCCAGATTCGCCGCTTCAAGTACGCCAAGGAGAACCACAACAACTACCTGTGGGTCTCGGTCCAGCATCTCCCGACGCCCTGGGAGTACCTCGAGCCGCTCCAGTCTGAGGGCGACCCGCTGATCGCGCTGACGGACCAGGACGGCCGCCCGTTCATCTCGCACCCCACGGACGTCCGCGACGCCGTGCAGGGCACGGTCCTGGCCCTGGAGAACCCGGCCGCCGTCGGCGAGGTCTTCAACATCCTCGGCCCGGGGCCGGTCTCGTCGCTGGAGGCCGTGAAGCACCTCTCCGAGCGTCTCAATCTGCCGTGGCGGCCGGCCCCGGTCCCGTTCCGCCAGGCCTATGAGATCTCGACGGCGAAGGCCCGCGCCGTCCTCGGCTACCGCCCCGAGATCGACTTCTTCCGCGCGGTGGACGACGGCCTCGCCATGCTGGCAGGCCAGGACGTCGGGATCATCCCGGCCAAACTGCCTGTCGCTCGCTAG